From the genome of Psychroserpens ponticola, one region includes:
- the atpG gene encoding ATP synthase F1 subunit gamma, which yields MANLKEIRNRISSVSSTMQITSAMKMVSAAKLKKAQDAITAMRPYSDKLSELLQSLSATLDADSGSKYSTQREVKKVLLVPITSNRGLAGAFNSNIIKEVTKLAAEKYANKDVSYLVIGKKSNDAFKKTNKVIDNKSEVYDDLTFDNVAEIAEMLMEKFVDGEFDKIEIVYNKFKNAATQIVMTEQFLPIVPFESDSDVNLDYIFEPSKAEIVEQLIPKSLKTQLYKSIRDSFASEHGARMTAMHKATDNATELRDQLKLTYNKARQASITNEILEIVGGAEALNN from the coding sequence ATGGCAAACTTAAAAGAAATACGTAATAGAATATCATCAGTATCTTCAACGATGCAGATTACTAGTGCCATGAAAATGGTATCTGCTGCAAAATTGAAAAAAGCTCAAGATGCTATTACTGCAATGCGACCTTATTCTGATAAGTTATCTGAGCTTCTACAAAGCTTAAGTGCAACTTTAGATGCAGATTCAGGAAGTAAGTATTCAACACAAAGAGAAGTTAAAAAAGTGCTTTTAGTGCCTATTACTTCAAACAGAGGTCTTGCTGGAGCATTTAACTCTAACATTATTAAAGAAGTAACTAAGTTGGCTGCTGAAAAGTATGCTAACAAAGATGTTTCTTATTTAGTTATTGGTAAGAAATCAAACGATGCTTTTAAGAAAACCAATAAGGTTATCGATAATAAAAGTGAGGTTTATGATGACTTAACTTTTGATAATGTTGCTGAAATTGCTGAAATGCTGATGGAAAAATTTGTTGATGGCGAATTTGATAAAATTGAAATCGTTTACAATAAGTTTAAAAATGCGGCGACTCAAATTGTAATGACTGAGCAGTTTTTACCAATTGTTCCTTTTGAAAGTGATTCCGATGTAAATTTAGATTATATTTTTGAGCCTTCAAAAGCTGAAATTGTAGAGCAACTTATTCCAAAATCATTAAAAACACAATTATACAAAAGTATAAGAGATAGTTTTGCAAGTGAACATGGAGCACGTATGACTGCAATGCACAAGGCTACAGATAACGCAACTGAATTAAGAGATCAGTTAAAATTAACATACAACAAAGCACGTCAAGCTTCTATTACCAATGAAATTTTAGAAATTGTTGGTGGAGCTGAAGCATTGAACAATTAG
- the atpE gene encoding ATP synthase F0 subunit C, whose product MEIPVMVGAGLVVIGVGIGIGKIGGSAMEAIARQPESYGKIQTAMLIAAALIEGIGFAALFAV is encoded by the coding sequence ATGGAAATCCCAGTAATGGTAGGTGCAGGTTTAGTTGTAATCGGAGTTGGTATTGGTATTGGTAAAATTGGTGGTTCTGCTATGGAAGCGATCGCTCGTCAACCAGAATCTTACGGTAAAATCCAAACAGCTATGCTTATTGCAGCAGCTTTAATTGAAGGTATTGGATTTGCTGCTTTATTTGCAGTATAA
- the atpA gene encoding F0F1 ATP synthase subunit alpha: protein MAEVKPAEISAILKQQLSGFEAGASLDEVGTVLTVGDGIVRAYGLSNAQYGELVEFDGGLEGIVLNLEEDNVGIVLLGPSTVVREGSTVKRTNRIASINVGEGIVGRVVDTLGTPIDGKGPISGDTYEMPLERKAPGVIYREPVTEPLQTGIKAIDAMIPVGRGQRELVIGDRQTGKTAVCIDAILNQKEFYDAGEPVYCIYVAVGQKASTVALIAKTLEEKGALAYTTIVAANASDPAAMQVYAPFTGASIGEYFRDTGRPALIVFDDLSKQAVAYREVSLLLRRPPGREAYPGDVFYLHSRLLERSAKVINDDNIAKEMNDLPESLKPLVKGGGSLTALPIIETQAGDVSAYIPTNVISITDGQIFLDGDLFNSGVRPAINVGISVSRVGGNAQIKSMKKVAGTLKLDQAQYRELEAFAKFGSDLDAVTLNVIEKGKRNVEILKQGQNDPFTVEDQVAIIYAGSKNLLRDVPVEKVKEFERDYIEFLKAKHNNVLTTLKAGKLTDEVIDTLTTVAKDLSGKYRA from the coding sequence ATGGCAGAAGTAAAACCAGCTGAAATTTCAGCAATTTTAAAACAACAACTTTCAGGTTTTGAAGCAGGTGCTTCATTAGACGAAGTGGGAACAGTATTAACTGTTGGTGATGGTATAGTACGTGCTTACGGACTTTCAAATGCACAATACGGAGAATTAGTAGAATTCGATGGTGGTTTAGAAGGAATCGTACTTAACCTTGAAGAAGATAATGTTGGTATCGTATTGTTGGGCCCTTCAACTGTAGTTAGAGAAGGATCAACAGTAAAAAGAACCAACAGAATTGCATCTATTAACGTAGGTGAAGGAATTGTTGGTCGTGTAGTTGATACACTAGGTACTCCAATTGATGGTAAAGGACCTATTTCTGGTGATACTTATGAAATGCCATTAGAGCGTAAAGCTCCTGGTGTTATCTATCGTGAGCCAGTAACTGAACCATTACAAACAGGAATTAAAGCAATTGATGCGATGATTCCAGTAGGTAGAGGTCAACGTGAGTTGGTTATTGGAGATAGACAAACGGGTAAAACAGCTGTTTGTATCGACGCTATTTTAAATCAAAAAGAATTTTACGATGCAGGTGAACCTGTATATTGTATATATGTTGCTGTTGGTCAAAAAGCTTCTACAGTAGCTTTAATTGCTAAAACTCTAGAAGAAAAAGGAGCATTAGCATACACAACAATAGTAGCTGCAAATGCATCAGATCCTGCTGCAATGCAAGTTTACGCACCTTTTACAGGAGCATCTATTGGAGAATATTTTAGAGATACTGGTCGTCCAGCTTTAATTGTATTTGATGATTTATCAAAGCAAGCGGTTGCATATCGTGAGGTATCTTTATTATTACGTCGTCCACCAGGACGTGAAGCGTATCCAGGTGATGTATTCTATTTACACTCTAGATTATTAGAGCGTTCTGCGAAAGTGATTAACGATGATAACATTGCTAAAGAAATGAACGATTTACCAGAAAGCTTAAAGCCGTTGGTAAAAGGTGGAGGTTCTTTAACAGCTTTACCAATTATCGAAACACAAGCAGGTGACGTTTCTGCATATATTCCAACAAACGTAATTTCAATTACTGATGGACAAATTTTCTTAGATGGTGATTTGTTTAACTCTGGTGTTCGTCCAGCAATTAACGTAGGTATTTCTGTATCTCGTGTTGGTGGTAACGCTCAGATTAAATCAATGAAGAAAGTTGCAGGTACATTAAAATTAGATCAAGCTCAATATCGTGAATTAGAAGCGTTTGCTAAGTTTGGTTCAGATTTAGATGCTGTGACTTTAAATGTAATTGAAAAAGGAAAACGTAACGTTGAAATCTTAAAACAAGGTCAAAACGATCCATTTACAGTTGAAGATCAAGTAGCAATTATTTACGCTGGATCTAAAAACTTATTAAGAGACGTTCCTGTAGAGAAAGTAAAAGAATTTGAAAGAGATTATATTGAGTTCCTTAAAGCGAAACACAACAATGTGTTAACGACTTTAAAAGCGGGTAAATTAACTGATGAAGTTATCGACACATTAACTACTGTCGCTAAAGATTTATCAGGTAAGTATAGAGCATAA
- a CDS encoding ABC transporter ATP-binding protein yields MITTSNLSKTYKDKKVLNIANLDIPKGQSFGLVGNNGAGKTTYFSLLLDLIQPTTGHIENNGVLVHESEDWKPFTSAFIDETFLIGYLTPEEYFYFIGELRGQNKADVDALIAQFSDFFHDEILNQKKYLRDLSKGNQKKVGIVAALIGNPEVIILDEPFANLDPTTQIRLKQIIKNLAEKQGITVLISSHDLLHVTDVCERIVVLEKGEIIKDLATSTETLKELEAHFAGPELA; encoded by the coding sequence ATGATAACAACATCAAACCTTTCAAAAACATATAAAGACAAGAAAGTTCTTAATATTGCAAACCTTGACATTCCAAAAGGTCAAAGTTTTGGATTAGTAGGAAATAATGGCGCAGGAAAAACAACCTATTTTAGTTTGTTACTAGACTTAATTCAACCGACAACTGGACACATTGAAAATAATGGTGTTTTGGTTCATGAAAGTGAAGACTGGAAACCTTTTACATCTGCATTTATTGATGAAACGTTTCTGATTGGTTATTTAACACCTGAAGAATACTTCTATTTTATTGGTGAACTTCGTGGGCAAAATAAAGCTGATGTAGATGCTTTAATTGCTCAGTTTTCAGATTTTTTCCATGATGAAATTTTAAATCAGAAAAAATACCTACGTGATTTAAGTAAAGGTAATCAGAAAAAGGTTGGTATCGTTGCAGCACTTATAGGTAATCCTGAAGTTATTATTTTAGACGAACCTTTTGCTAATTTAGATCCAACGACTCAAATTAGATTAAAACAGATTATTAAAAATTTAGCCGAAAAACAAGGCATAACTGTATTAATTTCAAGCCATGACTTACTTCATGTTACAGATGTTTGTGAGCGTATTGTAGTGTTAGAAAAAGGTGAAATCATTAAAGATTTAGCGACTAGCACTGAAACATTGAAGGAGTTGGAGGCTCATTTTGCAGGCCCTGAGCTAGCTTAA
- the atpB gene encoding F0F1 ATP synthase subunit A: MQRKITIKTITLLLCLVSFASFGKNDDAAKGDKKSEIKEYIQHHLKDSYDFSLFSFTNDAGEHKYIGAPLPVILWDNGLKVFSSSKFHHGETLAEVDGEYYKLYHSKIYKTDAQGTINYDEEHHPTNVKPLDFSITKSVVMIIITGLLMFFLFKGLAKSYATNGGIAKGFGRFFEPIVLYIRDDIAIPNIGEKKYMKYMPFLLTVFFFIWFLNIFGLTPLGVNVTGNIAVTASLAILTFLLTNLTGTSDYWKHIFDPLGDSMPWYAKVPLYIILIPIEVLGIFIKPFSLLIRLYANMQAGHIVLMSLIGLMFIFKSWLGSPLSFGLAFAISLIEILVALLQAYIFTMLSALYFGFAAETHDHAEEHDGEIQHL; encoded by the coding sequence ATGCAAAGAAAAATAACTATTAAGACAATTACCTTATTACTGTGTTTAGTTTCATTCGCTTCGTTTGGTAAAAACGACGATGCCGCTAAAGGAGATAAAAAATCTGAAATAAAGGAATATATTCAACATCACTTGAAAGATTCTTACGATTTTAGCTTATTCTCATTCACAAACGATGCTGGAGAGCACAAATATATTGGAGCACCACTTCCTGTTATTCTTTGGGATAACGGTTTAAAAGTGTTTTCATCTTCAAAATTTCACCATGGTGAAACTCTTGCTGAAGTTGATGGTGAATACTACAAATTATACCACAGTAAAATATATAAAACTGATGCTCAGGGAACCATCAATTATGATGAAGAGCATCATCCAACAAACGTAAAGCCTCTGGATTTTTCAATCACTAAAAGTGTCGTAATGATTATCATTACAGGTTTGCTAATGTTCTTTTTATTTAAAGGACTAGCAAAATCGTATGCTACTAATGGTGGCATTGCAAAAGGGTTTGGACGTTTCTTTGAGCCAATCGTACTTTACATTAGAGATGACATTGCGATTCCTAATATTGGTGAGAAAAAGTACATGAAGTACATGCCATTTTTATTAACCGTGTTTTTCTTCATTTGGTTTTTAAACATCTTCGGTTTAACGCCATTGGGAGTTAATGTTACTGGTAATATTGCTGTAACTGCATCGCTAGCCATATTAACTTTTTTATTGACAAACTTAACAGGAACTTCAGATTACTGGAAGCATATTTTTGATCCATTAGGAGATTCTATGCCTTGGTACGCTAAAGTGCCTTTATATATCATATTGATTCCTATTGAAGTTTTAGGAATTTTTATCAAACCATTTTCATTATTAATACGTCTATATGCAAATATGCAAGCAGGACATATTGTATTAATGAGTTTAATAGGTTTAATGTTTATTTTCAAAAGTTGGTTGGGAAGTCCTTTATCATTTGGTTTGGCTTTCGCAATCTCACTTATTGAAATATTAGTAGCATTGCTACAAGCATATATTTTTACAATGTTATCTGCGCTTTACTTTGGTTTTGCAGCAGAAACTCATGACCATGCAGAAGAGCATGATGGTGAGATACAACATTTGTAA
- a CDS encoding DUF6168 family protein, which translates to MKHTFTLFSIKLSILLSVAFAIHLFILSSKSLPLYDNKIVLAYVVNAVLAITIFGFLFKMKEKYKEQLGFLFLGGSALKFVVFFIVFYPFYKADGDISKLEFAAFFVPYMLSLFLETFSLAKWLNKME; encoded by the coding sequence ATGAAACACACTTTCACTCTATTTTCTATAAAACTTAGTATTTTATTATCTGTTGCTTTTGCAATTCATCTTTTTATTCTAAGTTCAAAATCACTTCCTCTATATGATAATAAAATTGTGTTAGCTTATGTTGTTAATGCTGTTTTAGCAATTACAATTTTTGGTTTTCTTTTTAAAATGAAAGAGAAGTATAAAGAGCAATTAGGTTTTTTGTTTCTAGGAGGAAGCGCACTTAAATTTGTTGTCTTTTTTATTGTGTTTTACCCATTTTATAAAGCAGATGGAGATATTTCTAAATTAGAGTTTGCTGCTTTTTTTGTGCCTTATATGTTAAGCCTATTTCTTGAAACATTTAGCCTTGCAAAATGGCTTAATAAAATGGAATAA
- the porW gene encoding type IX secretion system periplasmic lipoprotein PorW/SprE produces the protein MNTSFKIIISIFCVALVVTSCSRKKDSFINRNFHALGTKYNILYNGHIALEQGRETVDNAATDNFWELLTIERMQEAEDIFLPGQSKNQDFERAEEKAIKAVQKHGMNIKGKEYNPQIDEAYLLLGEARYFDQRFIPAIEAFNYILYKYPASDKINTAKVWREKTNIRLENNELALKNLKRLLDQEELEDQDLADATAIMAQAYINIKSKDSALTQLKVAAEYTKKNREKARYNFIIGQLYNEFGQKDSANLVFDKIIDMHRKIPRPYYINAHLAKVTNFDMETGDKLEFEEYLTDIEENRENRPFLDKIYYHIAEYHRANASDSMAVVYYNKSLRTNTGDKLLKSYDYSTLGDMNFDEANYRAAGAYYDSTMTNQKLNSKPYRVIKKKRENLEDVIYYEDIAQDNDSILNLVSLSDADRLEIFTAYTNDLKAKAKEAQEKAEAAERVSTGMATTDNNKVGKSQRADPNAKNGKQNFYFYNQTTLSFGKNEFVKIWGDRELKDNWRLSSSAINKAKNQQSGAVDSLATNEELFDPEFYISKIPSDQKVIDSISKDRNFAYYQLGSIYKEKFKEYELAQDKLEKLLLNNPEERLVLPSKYNLYKIYVELGLDGKADTIKNEIISDHPDSRYAQILLNPSSEFAKDENSPERIYEALYAKFNNQEYAEVISSAEANIIKFEGDVTVPKFEILKASAKGRLFGFEDYKEGVNYIALTYPNSEEGKRAEVILREVIPLLARKEFSDNNDATHFNVLYPFEANQKDEINAFVAKLNDAVSKVAYFDLTTSIDVYDSNTTFVVVHGLKSAQGASGFAEILEENKHKIVRDFYSISSPNYEIIQRHKNLNEYLASQ, from the coding sequence TTGAATACATCGTTTAAAATCATAATTTCTATTTTTTGTGTAGCCCTTGTAGTTACAAGTTGTTCACGCAAAAAAGACTCATTTATAAATAGAAATTTTCATGCATTAGGCACCAAATACAACATTCTATATAATGGTCATATTGCTCTTGAACAAGGGAGAGAAACTGTAGATAATGCTGCTACTGATAACTTCTGGGAATTACTGACCATTGAACGTATGCAGGAAGCAGAAGATATCTTCTTACCAGGACAATCTAAAAACCAAGATTTTGAACGTGCTGAAGAAAAAGCAATCAAAGCTGTTCAAAAGCATGGGATGAATATTAAGGGGAAAGAGTATAACCCTCAAATTGATGAAGCGTATTTACTTTTAGGAGAAGCGCGTTATTTTGACCAACGATTTATACCTGCAATAGAAGCTTTCAATTATATTTTATACAAGTATCCTGCTAGTGATAAAATCAATACCGCTAAAGTGTGGAGAGAAAAAACGAATATTCGTTTAGAGAACAACGAATTAGCACTTAAAAATCTTAAACGCCTTTTAGATCAAGAAGAATTAGAAGACCAGGATTTAGCTGATGCTACGGCAATCATGGCTCAGGCATATATTAACATTAAATCAAAAGATAGTGCGTTAACTCAACTAAAAGTTGCTGCGGAATACACTAAGAAGAATAGAGAAAAAGCAAGATATAATTTTATAATTGGTCAGTTATATAATGAGTTTGGACAAAAAGATAGTGCCAACTTAGTTTTCGATAAAATTATAGACATGCATCGAAAAATCCCAAGACCATATTACATTAATGCGCATCTAGCCAAAGTGACAAACTTTGATATGGAAACTGGAGATAAATTAGAATTTGAAGAATATCTTACAGACATAGAGGAGAATCGTGAAAATCGTCCATTCCTTGATAAAATTTACTATCACATTGCAGAATATCACAGAGCTAATGCTTCAGATTCTATGGCAGTAGTTTATTACAACAAGTCATTAAGAACGAATACAGGTGATAAATTATTAAAATCTTATGATTATTCTACGCTTGGTGATATGAATTTTGATGAAGCTAATTATAGAGCAGCAGGTGCTTATTATGATAGCACAATGACCAATCAAAAATTAAATTCAAAACCATATAGAGTTATAAAAAAGAAGCGAGAAAATTTAGAAGATGTAATCTACTATGAAGATATCGCTCAGGATAACGATAGTATTTTAAATTTAGTAAGTCTATCAGATGCAGATAGATTAGAGATTTTCACAGCGTATACTAATGATTTAAAAGCGAAAGCTAAAGAAGCACAAGAAAAAGCAGAAGCTGCTGAGCGAGTAAGTACAGGAATGGCGACTACTGATAATAATAAAGTTGGTAAATCTCAAAGAGCAGATCCAAACGCTAAAAACGGAAAACAAAATTTCTATTTCTATAACCAAACCACCTTATCTTTTGGTAAAAATGAGTTTGTAAAAATTTGGGGAGATCGAGAACTTAAAGATAACTGGCGACTTTCGAGCAGTGCAATAAACAAAGCTAAAAATCAACAATCAGGTGCTGTTGATAGTTTAGCAACAAATGAAGAATTATTTGATCCAGAGTTTTATATCTCTAAAATTCCTTCAGATCAAAAAGTAATAGATAGTATCAGTAAAGATAGAAATTTTGCCTATTACCAATTAGGCTCTATTTATAAAGAAAAATTTAAAGAGTATGAGCTTGCTCAAGATAAATTAGAAAAGCTATTACTTAACAATCCTGAGGAGCGTTTAGTATTGCCTTCAAAGTACAATTTATATAAAATATATGTTGAGCTTGGTTTAGATGGCAAAGCAGATACTATAAAGAATGAGATTATTTCTGATCATCCTGATTCAAGATATGCTCAGATTTTGTTAAACCCTTCTTCAGAATTTGCTAAAGATGAAAATAGTCCTGAACGGATTTATGAAGCGCTTTACGCAAAATTCAATAACCAAGAATATGCCGAAGTCATTTCTAGTGCAGAAGCTAATATTATAAAGTTTGAAGGCGATGTCACAGTTCCAAAATTTGAAATATTAAAAGCCTCAGCAAAAGGGCGTTTGTTTGGTTTTGAAGATTATAAAGAAGGCGTTAATTATATTGCTTTAACATATCCAAATTCAGAGGAAGGAAAGCGTGCAGAAGTCATCTTGAGAGAAGTAATACCACTTTTGGCTAGAAAAGAATTTAGTGATAATAATGACGCAACACATTTTAATGTATTATATCCTTTTGAAGCGAATCAAAAAGATGAAATCAATGCATTTGTAGCAAAACTAAATGATGCAGTTTCTAAGGTGGCTTACTTTGATTTAACCACATCTATTGATGTATATGACAGCAACACTACATTTGTTGTTGTTCATGGCTTAAAAAGCGCTCAAGGTGCTTCGGGTTTTGCTGAAATCTTAGAGGAGAACAAACATAAAATTGTACGTGACTTCTATTCAATTTCATCTCCTAACTATGAAATTATACAAAGACATAAAAATTTAAATGAATATTTAGCATCTCAATAA
- a CDS encoding DUF5687 family protein — translation MIKRFISLEWKSFFRSASFKMNLALKIVMLLGAFMMIMYFLGLGVGAFYIIEKYLETDPLEVVNRFLIFYIIVDLLIRYFLQNMPIINIKPLLYLPLKKSKVINFALNKTVISFFNSVHAFFFIPFSIVLIIEGYPLINVLGWHLAILGLIFCNNFINVFVNNKDVVFYGILGSVIVLFGLTYYEIFDITTYTAPIFQAFYNHPYLAIITIVLAIVLYKIAFNYFRKHFYLDAGLAKKSVTAQTEDLTWLNRFGSVSTFLKNDIKLIKRNKRSKTTLMLSVLFLFYGLLFFTGAVEAYDGPFWRVFAGIFVTGGFLFSFGQFVPSWDSAYYPLMMSQNIKYKEYISSKWYLIVIATIASTIIASFYLYFGWQAYAAVLVGGIYNVGVNAHIVLWGGAYIKTPIDLTSNKKAFGDKKSFNIKTLLLTLPKLVLPMILYAIGHFAVGELFGFALVAIAGLAGLLFRNKVFDIIEKIYKSEKYKTLNAYKQTN, via the coding sequence ATGATCAAACGTTTTATTAGCTTAGAGTGGAAATCTTTTTTTAGATCGGCATCATTTAAAATGAATTTAGCATTAAAAATAGTAATGCTATTAGGTGCGTTTATGATGATTATGTATTTTCTAGGATTAGGAGTTGGAGCATTCTATATCATTGAAAAATATCTTGAAACAGACCCTTTAGAAGTCGTTAATAGGTTTTTAATTTTTTACATTATTGTTGACCTTTTGATTCGGTATTTTTTACAAAATATGCCAATCATTAACATTAAACCATTATTGTATTTGCCTTTAAAAAAGAGTAAGGTGATCAATTTTGCTTTAAATAAAACAGTTATTTCTTTTTTTAATAGTGTTCATGCCTTCTTTTTTATTCCATTTTCTATTGTTTTAATTATTGAAGGTTATCCGTTAATTAATGTTTTGGGTTGGCATTTGGCAATTTTAGGACTCATCTTTTGTAATAATTTTATTAATGTTTTTGTAAATAATAAAGACGTTGTTTTCTACGGAATTCTTGGATCAGTTATCGTACTTTTTGGCTTAACATATTATGAAATATTTGATATTACAACATATACAGCACCAATTTTTCAAGCATTTTATAACCATCCATATTTGGCAATAATTACCATTGTTTTGGCTATAGTTTTATATAAAATTGCATTTAATTATTTCAGAAAGCACTTTTATTTAGATGCAGGATTAGCAAAGAAAAGTGTAACCGCTCAAACCGAAGATTTAACTTGGTTAAATAGATTTGGAAGCGTGTCAACATTTTTAAAAAATGACATAAAGCTTATTAAAAGAAATAAGAGATCGAAAACTACTTTAATGTTGAGTGTTCTTTTCCTTTTCTATGGATTATTATTTTTCACAGGTGCTGTTGAAGCTTATGATGGTCCATTTTGGAGAGTTTTTGCTGGAATTTTTGTTACAGGTGGCTTCTTATTTAGTTTTGGTCAATTTGTTCCAAGTTGGGACAGCGCATATTATCCATTAATGATGAGTCAAAACATTAAGTATAAAGAGTATATTTCATCTAAATGGTATTTGATTGTTATTGCTACAATTGCATCAACGATTATCGCTTCATTCTATCTCTATTTTGGCTGGCAAGCTTATGCTGCTGTGCTTGTTGGAGGAATTTACAATGTTGGAGTTAATGCACATATTGTACTTTGGGGCGGAGCTTATATTAAAACGCCTATTGATTTAACATCTAATAAAAAAGCGTTTGGCGACAAGAAATCGTTTAATATAAAAACATTATTGCTAACCTTACCAAAATTGGTTTTACCTATGATATTATATGCCATTGGCCATTTTGCAGTTGGAGAATTATTCGGATTTGCTTTAGTTGCAATAGCAGGATTAGCAGGATTATTATTTAGAAACAAGGTTTTTGATATTATTGAAAAAATATATAAATCTGAAAAGTATAAAACCTTAAATGCTTATAAACAGACAAATTAA
- the atpH gene encoding ATP synthase F1 subunit delta has product MSGTRAAIRYAKAVLSLAIDQKSEEAINIDMKLIANTVSENTDLDLALKNAIAKQETKREILNQVFPDLNALTSKSFDVLVENNRIDAVADVARKYNELYEAHIGKEKATVTTAVAITQDLEIKVMAKIKELTSKSVELENIVDESIIGGFILRVGDIQYNASIANKLNKLKREFTLN; this is encoded by the coding sequence ATGTCAGGAACAAGAGCAGCAATACGTTACGCAAAAGCAGTTTTAAGCTTAGCTATAGACCAGAAGTCTGAAGAGGCTATAAATATTGATATGAAGCTAATTGCTAATACTGTATCTGAAAATACAGACTTAGATCTAGCTCTAAAAAATGCGATTGCAAAACAAGAGACTAAAAGAGAGATTTTAAATCAAGTATTTCCAGATTTAAATGCCTTAACATCAAAATCATTTGATGTATTAGTTGAAAACAATAGAATTGATGCTGTTGCAGACGTAGCTCGTAAATATAACGAGTTGTATGAAGCTCATATTGGCAAAGAAAAAGCAACAGTAACAACTGCAGTTGCAATAACTCAAGATTTAGAAATTAAAGTGATGGCTAAAATCAAAGAGTTAACTAGCAAATCTGTAGAGTTAGAAAATATTGTTGATGAAAGCATCATTGGTGGTTTCATTTTACGTGTTGGAGATATTCAATACAATGCAAGTATAGCTAATAAGCTAAATAAGTTAAAAAGAGAATTTACATTAAATTAA
- a CDS encoding AtpZ/AtpI family protein → MNLIMAQEQDNIPQHKDQHKQEGNLKKVSPLKNVAILSGIGIEMGVIIYVFVKLGKWLDSSYNDSGKLYVVICTLLGVGISLFVVVKQLNRIKY, encoded by the coding sequence ATGAACTTAATAATGGCTCAAGAACAGGACAACATACCACAACACAAAGACCAGCACAAACAGGAGGGCAATCTGAAAAAGGTCAGTCCGCTTAAAAATGTTGCCATTCTTTCTGGAATTGGCATCGAAATGGGTGTGATTATCTACGTATTTGTCAAGCTGGGAAAGTGGTTAGATTCTTCATATAATGATAGTGGTAAACTTTACGTCGTTATCTGCACACTTTTGGGTGTTGGAATCTCATTATTCGTAGTCGTAAAACAACTCAACCGAATTAAATATTAA
- a CDS encoding F0F1 ATP synthase subunit B — translation MNLLEDFSIGLFFWQTLLFVLLLLLLKKYAWKPMLNAVNDREEGIKNALDSAEKAKLEMENLQADNQKLLKEARAEREAMLKEAREIKNKMIEDAKDQAKEEAGKLVAQAQASIQTEKKAAIAELKTQVANLSIDIAEKVVREELSNKDKQIKLVESMLGEATLN, via the coding sequence ATGAATTTATTAGAAGATTTTTCGATAGGTCTATTTTTCTGGCAAACATTATTATTTGTGTTGTTATTACTTCTTTTGAAGAAATACGCATGGAAACCAATGCTAAATGCTGTAAACGATAGAGAAGAAGGTATTAAAAATGCACTTGATTCTGCTGAAAAAGCAAAACTTGAGATGGAAAACCTTCAAGCAGATAATCAAAAATTATTGAAAGAAGCTAGAGCTGAACGTGAAGCAATGCTTAAAGAAGCTCGTGAAATCAAAAATAAAATGATTGAAGATGCTAAAGACCAAGCTAAAGAAGAAGCAGGTAAATTAGTAGCTCAAGCTCAAGCATCTATCCAAACAGAAAAGAAAGCAGCCATTGCAGAATTAAAAACGCAAGTAGCTAATCTTTCAATAGACATTGCAGAAAAAGTAGTACGTGAAGAACTTTCTAACAAAGACAAACAAATCAAATTGGTGGAGTCTATGTTAGGTGAAGCGACATTAAACTAA
- a CDS encoding bactofilin family protein — protein MFSSDKKTGKMATETTSQQNTIAKGTTITGDIISDGDFRIEGTVQGNIKTPGKVVVGKTGIINGTLKSANADIEGKFSGKLLLSDTLSLRSSAHVEGEVIVGKLAVEPGATFNATCSMKGALNELNNGSRTGQHTTTQRPAQTGGQSEKGQSA, from the coding sequence ATGTTTTCTTCAGATAAAAAAACAGGAAAAATGGCTACAGAAACAACTTCGCAGCAAAACACTATTGCTAAAGGAACAACCATTACTGGTGATATTATTAGTGATGGCGATTTTAGAATTGAAGGGACTGTTCAAGGTAATATAAAAACACCTGGAAAAGTTGTTGTTGGTAAAACAGGAATCATAAACGGAACACTTAAAAGCGCTAATGCAGATATTGAAGGTAAGTTCTCTGGTAAATTATTGCTATCAGATACGTTGTCTTTAAGATCTTCTGCTCATGTTGAAGGAGAAGTGATTGTTGGGAAATTAGCTGTCGAACCAGGAGCAACATTTAATGCTACGTGTTCAATGAAAGGCGCTTTAAATGAACTTAATAATGGCTCAAGAACAGGACAACATACCACAACACAAAGACCAGCACAAACAGGAGGGCAATCTGAAAAAGGTCAGTCCGCTTAA